A window of Glycine soja cultivar W05 chromosome 13, ASM419377v2, whole genome shotgun sequence genomic DNA:
TTTTCTGGACCAAACAGTCAATCAGGTGCTACACAAGAGCCACCTTCTGGTCCACGACCTCCACCATTTGGGTTTGCTGTGCCTGATCAGCCTCGTCAAATCTTTCCAAGGACACAATTCCCTGGTCAAGTGGATCAAGCCGTTCCCTTTGGGGTAAGATTAGGTTCCATCTCGAACTCAATTCCACCACCCAGACATGCTGTATTTCCATATGCTGGTCAACCTGCACCTAGATCGTCAGTCCCACAAATGGGTATGAAGAACTTCATTTCTGCCCCTCAAATGCCAAATTTGACCAATGCTGGTGCTCAAAGAGGCATGCCTATTCGGCAAAGCTATCCTCCTCAGATGGCACGGCCAGATATCCCAATGCCTCTGAATCAAAAGTTTGTCAACAATCCCCCCATGGCTTCTGGTAAGATAGCATATGCTGCGGACCAAATTTATGATCCCTTTTCACCCACTTCTGCACCTCCACAACAGAAAGGTAATCCTGGAAAATGAGGGAATTGGATGTGGCTACAGATACGTAACCGATAGTGAAAAACTCGAGTCATGACTGCAGTTTTAGGTAAACAGGCGCAATACTATTTGTATAGATTAATAATGGTCATGTTACAAAATCATATATGATTTCTTACCACAGTTTGAGTTGATTTCAACCAATCTTTGCAGGAATTTGGTCATCTCTCCACTATGTAAACTACATTTCATTTGGATTTTTCACTTCGACTAAGTTGCATTTAAGCTTGGTTTCAATGATTGATAGTGTTACGCCATCGGCCGTGTCACACTTTCTTGTTGACAATTTTAACTATTACTAATTAATTGTATTGtcagttttaagttttttatcttGTCATTCAATTGGGAAAGCAGGTGtttaaaatcaaaccaaatcgTTTATAAACCgacaaattaatagaaaaaaatcaaaaaattacaaaaaccaaAAATCTAAGAATGCACACTTTTCATGGTTTGATTTTCggattttgttataaaaaatcaaataaattgtatattataattatattaaattttattgtggtaattaataataagtattaaataatttataactttttctttgtcttaTAATTAAgttgcatattttattttcatatgttaaaaaataatgtacaaatattgttaaaaaatagtataaaatatcaagtgatgtataaattattattatattacgaaaaaagttgataatatcatttatattagtgttaaatagaagtaaaaataataattttgaactaaaatatgttaaaaaaaaagttgaataaaaaataaaattcattgttaaaataatatagcataattatgtaaatttagttgatagattttaaattatgataatatactaaaaaaataaaataccacaAAACTGAACCAAATGAAATCACAAAAAATTGTTGAGTTTGGTTTGGATTTGATGTTATATTCAAATCGAAATAAACTGAAATGCAtcttaattttatgtttgattcgaatgatttttttatctaaaaattaaatcaaattgcaCCATGAACACCCCTAAGAAAGGATAGTATATTCGACTTTTAAGAGTACGTCTTATTTTTTTGAAGTCTTTTTCTTTTAGCATCAAGAGTTGGAAGTACTTGAAAGAAAGAAGATATATTtcgacaaaaaaagaaaaaaagaaatgggctaagttgtattttttatctcaattttttaatttttgacaaattttacctaattttttaatttgatgcatTTTACTCTTAAGAAACTTACCAATTctatttactcatttttttattaataaatacaaaatttgagGGAAAATTTGAGGGAAAATTTGACAGAAAAGTAAAAAGTTGGGgttaaatttgtcaaaaaataaaaaatgaaagtaaaaagtACATTATGTTAGAAGTAAGATGACATAGAGTAAAATGTGTAAGTTCCTTAAAAGTTAGAGATAAAAtacatcaaattaatttattaatttattgaggATGAtcgacaaaaatttaaaaattaaaattaagccAAAGAAATGAGATAATATAAGTAGCTcaaaggaaaaagaatcacaaacgtAGTGGATAATATGAATTGAGTTGAGCTAAAAATGATGTATTCGTTCAAGTTTTTCGTTTATTAATTACAAATacaaagtaaaaaaactaactattaaCCTTTGTCGacaaaaagaaatttcaaagaagaaaatgaatttgtGACTCTGACCTCTTCCCTACTTCCAAATTCAGAAGTTGTTTCTTATTCACCGTCAGAGAAAAACGTTCTGTGGGCCCAACATAACCATAATCAAATGATATAGGTAATCACGGATAGATCCTAAATAATCACGGGTTACCCTAAAGAACATCGATTTGTCACGGGTTCATGCTACGTATGTTCAAATAAATAACATACAAATTATGAATTTCTTGTTATCCAattgttatatattaaaaaagcaTAACAATTCCCATATTTAGCAACAAACGACACATACTGGTCAGTGGCCAATTGGGATGCCTAATGTCACTTTTCCAATTTGCTATCCTATGTAACAAATATAATCGCAGATtatcaaaaaagaaattattttatcaaaattaataaaaaaaattattgcgtaatttttttatttcattattaacGTATGTACCTAgtgcatgaaacaaaaaaaaactatatttctTTTAGATGtataaacaatataattaaCTGCGTGTTTGGATTGACCTTTTCCACTCTTATTTGTGCGTCCTCTTGATACAATTCAAAGCTGCTTTCACGTCTTTCTAACCATTTGACGCAAAAATGGTGACTTGCGCGCGTTATGAACGTCACACCAAACATACTATAAGAGTGTGTATAGGTAtcagttaaaacttaaaataatgtaaatcaCTTTTCAACTTAAAAGACAAATTCTTACTTATCAATTTCATGCTAAGGTGTTAACCCTCACGCATATTCTTCCTAAACTcacaaaacaaggaaacaaaaacacacttaaAACTCATTTACTCAAGACTACTTATGAGGCGACAGACTGTAGCTAGCAACACAAGCAGCAGTGAACAGTTCAACAGATGTAAAGTTGTTCTATAAGTAGCTAACTAACTAAAATTGATGAAAAGATTTGTTTTGGAAGGTACAATTTTGAAGGGGGTAAGAGGACGGATTGAATGTGTGTGTACGATAGCCGTTTCTCGTTCAGAAATgaaatgtatattaatattaatttttatagtgaAAAAAAGTTCATTATACAAATGATAAACATAACGAATACAAGGATGAATAGAATCATGAGACAGGGCCGCCTAGAGACAAAAGTTGGTTCACATGTGACAGATAGAGCTAGGGAAGGGCCCACTCCACTTTTGAAAATGCCTAGTGAAGTCCTAAgtcacaactcacaagcaaAGCATAAACATTACTGATAGTTCTCATCCACAACACAATGATTTCCAATCCCATGTTAATGTTACTAGTTGTGGTACTGCTGGTGGTTGGTTTTGCAAAGTCAGATTTAAGTAAGGACAGAGAAGAATGTGCAGACAAACTAATTGACCTAGCTAGCTGTGTTCCTTACGTTGGTGGTGAAGCCAAAACCCCCACCATAGATTGCTGCACTGGTCTCAAAGCGGTTCTTGACCGGAGCAAGAAATGCCTCTGCATCCTCATCAAAGATCGCGACGACCCCAATCTTGGCATCAAGATCAATGCTACTCTCGCTATTCAGCTACCCTCTGCTTGCCACTCACCTGCTAATATTACTCAGTGTGTAGgtaatgtaatttaattaatttgctttatttataattacaataCCACTATCACTATGGCTTGGCTTGCTGATACTATCATATCACATATCACATCATACTCTTTATTCAGATCTTTTGCATTTAGCACCTAACTCTCCTGATGCTAAGGTGTTTGAGGGATTCCAAAAATCTGCCAAAACAAACAGCTCCACCCCAGTTTCAGTTTCCAGTGGTGCTGAGAAGGGATCAAGCTCAAGTGCTCAGGAAAAGAGTGGTGCTGTCTCCACAATTACAAAGGCACACCACCTGTTTTACTCTATCTTACCATTACCattattatttcttgtttgaaCCACCATCAAGCTTGCTTGCTTCATCTATTTCTAGCTATTATTGTGTGCTAAACTGAAATAAAATCTATCTATCTATTTGGGTAATGGGTAGTAATTATCAATATTTCTTCTTGTTGGAATGTTGGGTCTCTACCTAGTACCTACTGACTACTGTCTACTGTCTTGTCTTTTTCATTCTTCGTCCGTAATCTTAATCTAACAAACGAGGCACGCATTTAAGGGAGGGACCCGCTATTATATATACTTCAGTTCAAATGATAGTTCTACATATCGCTCGATCTGTTGATTTGAACACAAAATAGCATTGAGGAAACCAATTAATGGTAGGTGCAGCTTTGTTATACTTATTTCCCTCCATATATATCAAGATGGGATTAAAATTGGAGACATAAAGCCCGTATTGGATTTGATGGCAATCACTTTTTGTCTTCAGTAGTAAACATGTTCAGCAGTGTTACACTATTATGCAACCGCGTTTTGGGGCTTGCTTTATGTTACaaccctttttttatttcctattttgGGATTTGTTTCTTTTGATTATATTGCTAAACGAACCGATCTCATGATTTTTTACGTcgtaaatattttaatactgCTTATCACAtgatttcaaaacaattttagtCAACTATTTCATAtgttaaaatttcataaataactAAATTCATTGTGTGAAATATCTACAATAGTTGGCGAtgatatattatgttatattatcTTAATGATGAtagttatcaaattttaaataaactaaatataTCTAGATATATAATcttacaattactttttacttacTTTTAAACagtataaaattcattaaaataaagttaattgaTGAAGTATCAactgatttttatattatatgacATTTTACAAATTTGATTTATTAACACATGCTGGCGAAGATGCTACATTTTTATACGTCGCATTCCAAAGTAATGGTAAAGATTAAGAAACAGATAAGAATGGTGGAAAGAAAATAGACAGTAAGAAGTGTTTTTATTGCCTGCTTCTCTGCTACAACTTGGAAGTCTGTAACTCGCATGGTAATTGTTGAAGAAAAAGGTCTGGCCTGCTTTACGACATGGAGTCCCTACCAAAAGTTTATTTGAACTATTATGTAAATGCTTTGTGCAATTGCAGCTTGTTTGTTATCTTATGTGTATCTGGAACAAAGATCAATTTCAgactaataatttaaaatcgtAAAAGATTCCTAATTTAAACAATTGCAAAGTATCCACGGTTAAATTTAGAATAGGAACAACGTTTCAATGGATCATCTCTTGTTGCACTATTAGTTTATGAAGGCTACCCTCACCACTCACATGTAGCCATGCAAATATTTTACCATGAAGACAAAAATAATCCTCAATAAATAATATCATAGCAAGGTGTCACTGACAAGCCTAAGTTTTCTTTTCTCCGTTTTTTCCAACCCTGtcggttaaattaattaaatcaagcTATTTACTTTTATCTTCAACCTTAAGTATGCGTCACCGCCTATCTAGAGGAGTTTAGAAGTTTTAAATTCAAAGATTACACTGCTACTGCCGAAAGTTGCATTGCTTTACTGCACCGACATTAGCTAGATTTTACTAGAGACAGTTTTACAAATGCATGGCACCGCCATTGACAATTCTTAGGCACtaagttttattatattttcttgttatAATCTGCCCATAAAAAAGACCTCCATGTATCCCATTAAGATGATATGCAATAGAGtgaatgaattaaaagaaactCTTCCTCTGTATACGTAAATGTGTTGTTTGTGAATTTAATTTATCCCAGTATTTACAAACCCTTACAGATGCTTCTATTTTATGCTGAGATTGTGTATACAAATGTGGAATATCTCGACAAAAATCTCGATCTCAGCAGCTTATCCTTTCACCTAGTGAGCAGAGGAGTCACTTTGGAGAATGAAGATGACATCAACAACATGGCCAATTAATATGAACACATCATTGTTACCTATTAGATTTATAGAGCAAAGAAAGTAAAACTATCCCTTATTTTGAACAAATCTTGTTAATTTCCAACGGAATTCTACCTTACATTATCTATTGACTAGTATGGACAGCAAATAAAGAGAAACATTGTAAATTCCTAAAACAACATAGACAAATCAGTTATAAATAAAACAACTCATTCTTAAGATTCTCACATAAACAAACATCCAAACTGTTATATAATGCAAAAAATTGTTTGACACATTatacaactttttaaaataaaataatgcattGTAATTTTAAAGTGTTTGCTAATGTGTTTTAAAACTACTAAAAGTTCTAATACAATGATTATCCACCTACCCTTTTTCATCCTCCTACCAAACATACCCTACATATAAAAGACACCATGAACAGATATTTCCACACAAATATGTCAATACATACATCCGGCAAGAATACTTTTCATTCATTTCAGTCACCACTAAAATATTACAAAACCTTAGCCCACCAAAATGGGGAAATCAAGATGACAACATATGTTGGGTAGAAACATGATCAAGAGATAAATAGATACGACTGTAAAGAAATGCCACCACCTTTCCCACAGCGTATTCTACAACCTTTCTCCCACCAAAATAACCACCCAAAATGAAGAGTACAGAAAGTTGTTAAAGAACTCCTAATAAGTTAGTAATCGCCATTGCCAACACCTACTGACACTGCACGACCTCTACTGATGCGGTAATGATGCCACATACACACCCACATCTCCCTTTAGTGATTAGCATTATAAACCGCACAAAATGAATAGGCTTGAAACACCaaggtaaaaataaatttaaagaccataaacttaaaaagaagacaaaaaagggagaaaaatcACCCTAGGTGTATGTCTGCACCTAATACCCAAGACAGTATATAATGCTATCAGGTTGAAAATCAGTCCCAAGCACTGGTTACCCCAGGACCGTATCCTGCACCATACACACCAGAATTGCCATATCCACTACTGTTGTTTCCTGCACTGTAGTAATCAGAACCACCCCTACTAAAAGAACCCTCTCTTCGAAAGTCACGGCCACCAAAACGGCTTCCTCCTGATCGACGGTTCCTTCCACCACCAAAGGAAGAGCGAGCAGCATACCGTGAGAGCCAATCAGGCACTTCTTGATTTGCTTCTTGCATCAGATCTGCTAAAGCCCTTGCTAGGGATGCATTGTTGTCATTAAAGAATGCAGTTGCCAGGCCTTTCTTTCCTGCTCGCCCTGTCCTTCCAATTCGGTgtacataatcatcaatatcaTTAGGAAGGTCAAAGTTAACCACATGGGCAACATGAGGAATATCAAGACCACGTGCAGCCACATCAGTTGCAACCAATATGGGGGTGTTGCCACTTTTAAATGACCTTAATGCCAATTCTCTTTCCTGCACATATTGTAAAAAACAATAAGCCTATATACTACACATCCACACCAACATAATACTACTACCACATCAACATTTTGTTGAGCATTAGATGTCAAGTTAATAGATGAGCCAAAATTGCACAATTAAAGTAATAGGGGAAccaaattagtgaaaaaataaagggggggggggggggtggcaAATTTGACAAATGACAATAGTAAGGAGATCTAAAATGCAATATGATTAAAGGTGTGTTTGTTAATGGCTGCTGGATAGTGGAGCCATGTAGGGTCAAAGAGGAAATTCAGAACTTCTTCATGAGGAGATTTGAGGAATCAGAGTGGGAGAGATCAAAACTGGATGGGGTCAATTTCAGATCCATTGGACAGCATCACAATAATTTTCTGGTGGCTCGATTTGCTGAAAATGAGGTGAGGGATGCGGTGTGGGAGTGTGGCAGTGAGAAGAGTCCTGGACTAGAtggtttaaatttcaaatttattaaggAGTTTTGGGACGACATCAAATCAGATTTGCTCCGCTTGGATGAATTCCATGCTAATGGAGTTTTTCCGAAGGGGGgtaatgcatcattcttagcgCTAATCCCTAAGGTCCATGATCCCCAGAGTTTAAATGAATATAGACCTATTTCATTAATAGGCAGTGTGTACAAAATTGTGGCCAAAGTGTTGGctagaagaatgaagaaggcCATGCAAACCATCATTGATGAATGCCAAACTGGTTTTGTCGAAGGGAGACATATGTTGCCCAGTACGCTTATAGCTAATGAAGTGGTTGATGAAGCAAAAAGACAAGCTAAAAGCTGCCTTGTGTTCAAAGTTAACTATGAAAAGGCGTATGACTCTGTATGCTGGGAGTTTCTATTGTATATGATGAGGAGGATGAGTTTCTGTCATAAATGGATTACATGGATCAAAGGTTGCTTGAAATCagcttctatttctattttggaTAATGGGAGGCCAACAGCTGAGTTCATTCCCCAAAGAGGTCTCAGGCAAGGAGACCCACTAGCCCCTTTCCCGTTCAACATTGTGGCTGAGGGATTAACCGGTTAGATGAGGAAAGCATAAGAAAAGAACTTATTTGAAGGCTTTAAGGTTGGGAGTAATAAGGTAGACATGAGCATATTACAATATGCAGACGACACAATCTTCTTTGGGACAATGACAATGGAGAACGTCAAAGCAATCAAGGCGATGCTAAGATGTTATGAATTAGTGTCGGGGTTGAAGATTCATTTTGCTAAAAGTAGTTTTGGGGCGTTTGGAACGATTGAACAATGGATTAACAATGCTGCCAGCTACTTAAATTGCAGAAGGGTATCCCTATTGGGGCAAACCCAAGGCATAGCGAGACATGGGATGCAGTAGTTAAAAAATGTGAGAAAATTgtcaaaatggaaacaaaaatatcTCTCTTTCGGGGGAAGAGCGACTTTGATAAAGTCAGTCTTGAACTCGatcccatttttctttttttttttttcaggataCCGATGAAGGTGGTGGACAGGTTGGAAAAGCTTCAAAGGTGGTTCTTGTGGGGACGAAACTCAGATCAGAAAAAGATCGCTTGGGTGAGCTGGAGAACAGTTTGTATGCCAAAGGAGGCAGGGGGTCTGGATATCAGAGATTTGAGGAAGTTTAACTATGCTTTACTTGGGAAATGGCGTTGGAATTTGTTTCACAGTCAAGGTGAACTGTGGGCACAAGTTCGGAATTCAAAATACGGAGGATGGCGGAATCTAGATGAGACAAGAAGATCCAGCAGAGAATCTATTTGGTGGAGGGACCTAAGCTTCATTTGCAATTTGACGGAGGAAGGGAGCTGGTTAAACAGCAATATAAAGTAGAAAATAGGAAGGGGTTCAAGGGTGCTGTTTTGGGAAGACACTTGGAAGGAGGATGGAATGTTGCTGAAGGAGAAGTATCCAAGATTGTATCAGATTTCTCAACAGCAGCAACAAGTTCAGCAAATGGGGATAACAACAAACACAGATTGGGAATGGCAACTTCAGTGGAGGAGTTTTTTCTGGAAGGAGAAATAGATGCAGCTGCAAGTTTTATGGAGGAAAGACAGGGTTTGGAAGTACAAATGCAGCAACAAGACACTTGAACTTGTGGAGGGTATTCAAGTGGGAAGTAAAAAATGCTTATGCGCTTCTCAACAGAATCCTGTCATCTGCGACGCATGATGAAGTGTTTAAAGCAATATGGAAATTAAAAATCCAAAGTAAAGCCTCAATCTTTGCTTGGAGATTAATATGGGATAGACTGCCTACAAGGAAGAATTTAAGAAGAGATGAGGAAATAAATGATGCTAGTTGCCCATTCTGCAGAAATCATGAGGAGGATGCATCTCACTTATTTTTCAGCTGTGATAAAATCTTGCCGTTGTGGTGGGAGTCGATGTCATGGGTAAATATTGTTGGGGCTTTCTCAGAAATTCCGAAAAGCCATTTGCTTCAACTTTCTTACTATAATTCTGATGGTTTTAAGGGTCAAAGATGGCAGAGTTGGTGGATTGCCCTCACTTGGTGTATTTGGCATCATAGGAATAGGATGGTATTCCTAAATGAAAGTTTCAATGGTCATAAATTGATGGAGGATGCCTTATTCTTCTGCTGGACCTGGTTTAAAAATCTGGAAAAAGGATTCGATATCCCATTTCATTCTTGGTCTAGTAGTATTAGGGATGCTTTTAGTAATCAGGGGGGAATAGTATATAGAATTTACAGATCTGGTGTGTGGGTGGTTCCTAGTCTACAGCCAGAGCTTTGGTTCCCTAATACTTGTTCTGTATATTGTATTAGTT
This region includes:
- the LOC114381340 gene encoding protein YLS3-like — translated: MISNPMLMLLVVVLLVVGFAKSDLSKDREECADKLIDLASCVPYVGGEAKTPTIDCCTGLKAVLDRSKKCLCILIKDRDDPNLGIKINATLAIQLPSACHSPANITQCVDLLHLAPNSPDAKVFEGFQKSAKTNSSTPVSVSSGAEKGSSSSAQEKSGAVSTITKAHHLFYSILPLPLLFLV